GTGAGAAAGCCCTGCCTCTCTGCCGCGAGGCCATAAGACATTGTTCGGAATCTATCAGGTCAATCCACCGGCGGCAGTTCGCCGATGCCAAGGGCTCACTGGCGAAGGCTAAAGCGCTTATCGATGAGGGAGAAGCGACCATTAAATCCTGCGAGGAGTTGTCCAACACTTCTTTCTTCCGAGATGCACAGAAGGAATATTCCGAAGGCAGCATTACCTTGGCGATAACTATGGGCGAACCAATCCCGACTCCCGAGATTTTGGCGGTCGACTCTGCCGCGTACTTGAACGGAATGGGCGAGGTCGTCGGCGAACTCAGGCGTTACATCCTGGATGGAATGCGTTCCGGGGATCTGTCCAGAGCAGAAGAATTACTCTCCGACATGGACTCGATCTATGAAGTCCTGGTCACAATGGACTTTCCGGATGCCATTACCGGCAGCCTGCGGCGGACCACCGACATGGTGCGGGGCATACTTGAGAAGACACGTTCAGACCTTACGCTGACTCTCCAGCAAAAGCGGCTGGAAGAACGCCTCGACAAATTTAGCGGCCAGTTCGAACGATAGCGGTCAACACTGCTTCCGAGGCGGATTAACGAGAAAAGGGTTGTTCTCCCTTTCAAATCCGATAGTGGTGGGTTCGCCGTGACCCGGATAGACCTTTACAGCATCATCGAGAATCATCAGTCTGCGATTGATGCTGTCGATGATTTGGTCATACTCGCCGCCCGGCAAGTCAGTCCTGCCAATGCTTCCCTGGAAAAGGGTGTCTCCTGTAAATACCACGTCCTGTCCATAGAGGGCTATACCGCCGGGTGTGTGCCCGGGAACATTTAGGACCGTAAAGTGTAGCTCACCCAGCGAGAGATCCTCCCAACCTTTTAGAAGCAAATCCGGTTCCGGTACCGGTTGATGGGTACAACCAGCCAATCTAGCCAACATGCTGTTGTTCAGACTGCTGGAGTCGGCTTCATGGACGGCCAACCTGGCTCCGGTTGCTTTCTTTACTGCAGTCGTACCGGCGACATGATCAAAATGGCTGTGGGTCAATATGATATGGGTGATCTTTAATCCGAGATGGTGAACACGAAGCATAATATCTTCAGGATCGTCGCCAGGATCAATAACCATGCCTTCTTTCGATTTTTCGTCGCCTACGATGTAGCAGTTTGCTTCAATGGGCCCGACAACCAGGCGTTCGATGATCATTCAGTGATTCCTTCAAAGATGCGATTCTCATATTGTAGGGAAATCCTGGGAGGGTGTCATTTCTAAGTCAATCACCTTTTAACCCAAACCGGATTCAGGTAAAATACCTGAGATGAACCAAACGTCCCAAAATCCCACAACACCAAATCCACTGAAATTCCGGGCGAGTTTCATTGCTTTGCCGCTAATCTGCCTGATGGCAACGATAATCATATCAGCCATCTTTTACAATCAATTGCCTGACAATGTAACTTTCAGGTTCGACTTAAATGGAAGTCCGTCCGGTGAAATGGCAAAGACTTCGTTCATCGCCTTGATGATCGGCATCCAGGCTCTGCTCACTTTTATTGCCTACGTCACTACCTCAGCCATTGGCAATATTCCAACACTTCGTGATAACGCTGATAAATTCAGGTTTAGCCCTACGCGCCTGTTAGCTTTGATGGGGAATATGCCAGCTATCATCCAGTTCATCATGGCGTATATCCTCATTGACGCCATTGTTTACGCCAAGCGAGCTGAACATTTGGCTCCATTTTGGATTGTAGCTGTTGCAATCCTGGTGATCGGCGGTGCTATCACCCTGTTTTATGGTTTGCCTATTGCCTTAAAAGGTTACAAGGCAATAATGAGCGTCGAGGAAAAGAAAAAGGAATAGAAATCACCCATCCTGACATCTCCAAACCAGGGAGAGTAGTGAATTTTGAAGGAGCAATCATTTGGCCGAGAATCAGACAAATCCCGTTGACATGGAAAAGATCGTTTCTTTGAGCCGCCGCCGCGGCTTTGTATTTCAATCTTCTGAAATTTACGGTGCCCCGGGCGGTTGCTGGGATTACGGCCCGTTGGGCGTCTTGCTCAAAAATAACGTCAAGCAAGCATGGTGGCAGTCTATGGTCCAGGAGCGGGATGACGTCGTCGGAGTCGATGCCTCGATTTTGATGAATCCCAAAGTTTGGGAAGCTTCCGGCCACGTCACCGGCTTTTCCGATCCGATGCAGGACTGCATGGCCTGTAAAATGCGTTGGCGCCCCGGCGACTTCGAGGGCACGGTTTGCCCGTCATGCGGCGGCAAGCTGACCGAGCCCCGGCAGTTCAACCTGATGTTCAAGACCTTCATGGGGCCGCTGGAGGATACCGCCAGCGTCGTATACCTCCGCCCCGAAACAGCCCAGGGCATTTTTACCAACTTCGACAATGTCCTGAACACCACGCGCAAGAAGCTGCCATTCGGCATCGCCCAGACCGGTAAAAGCTTTCGGAACGAGATCACCACCGGTAATTTCATCTTCCGCAGTCGCGAGTTCGAACAGATGGAGTTGGAGTATTTCGTTAAACCCGGCACGGACGAAGACTGGCATGCCCACTGGCTCAAGACGCGCTTGGAATGGTACATCTCCCTGGGAATGAACAAGGAACACCTTCAGATGAGGGCTCACTGCAAGGAAGAACTGGCGCATTATGCCAAAGCCTGCTCGGATATCCAATATCTTTTCCCGATGGGCTGGAGCGAACTGGAGGGCATTGCCAACCGCCAGGATTTCGACCTGAAACAGCATTCCAAGTTCAGCAGCAAAAACCTAGAATATTTCGATGAAGAGACTAAAGAACGATTTACCCCATACGTTATCGAGCCATCTGCCGGCGTTGATCGCTCTGTTCTGGCGTTCATGCTCGACGCTTACACCGAGGAACCCGATAAGGACGAAATCCGCACAGTGCTGAAACTGCACCCGCGCCTTGCGCCTTACAAAGCAGCCATCCTGCCACTATCCAAGAAAGAGCCGCTGGCTAACTTAGCCAAGGAGATCTATGCCTCCCTGCGCAAAGCCTGGATGGTAACTTATGACGAAGCCCAGAGCATCGGCCGCCGCTATCGCCGCCAGGATGAGATAGGCACCCCGTACTGCATCACCATTGACTTCGACTCCCTGAACGATAATATGGTCACTGTCAGAGAGCGCGACACCATGAAGCAAGATAGGATTCCGATCGAGGAGATCAAGGCTTACCTGTTCCCGAGGTTGAAGGGGGAGATGAAGTAACAAAGCGAGGGCCATTTGTTCTCGCGACCTCAAATAAATACAATCAAGTCAGACGAAGGCTTTTCTATACGCGTTACAGGGCTGCTTGGGGTGCTTTATACCCAAGAAAACCATTCACCTGGATTAGAAGTTTTTAGATTCCACTGTGATAATGATTGTTCTTAGTCGAATTTTTATGTGGGATTTAGGCGAAGCAATTGACGAAAGGACCCACAAAATAATTTCAGATAATATTCACCGCGCTTTCAGTTGGGCTGGAACCAGAATCGAAGTCAAGTGATAATATTCCACTTATCTGACCTGCATCTGGGTTGGCGCCCCCTCTCCATAATTCCTCTCCCACGAGGGGAGAGGAAGATGAAATGATATGAAAATCATCCACTTCGCTGACTTACACCTAGGAGTTGAGGTTTACGGCAAACCCGACCCCACCACCGGCCTTGATACCCGGCTATTGGATTTTCTTGCGGCTTTCGATAAGCTGGTTGATTACGCGATCTGCCAGAAGGTTGACCTGGTTCTTTTCTGCGGAGACGCGTTCAAGAGCCGAGACCCCTCTCAGACGCAACAGCGGGAGTTTGCTCGCCGCATCCGGAAACTGGCAGACGTTGGTATCCCTGTGTTCCTGCTTATCGGCAACCACGACCTTCCAGCCGCCTCCGGCCGCGCCACTTCCACCGAGATTTATGACACACTAAGGATACCGAAGGTGACCGTTGCCAGCCAACCAAAGATATACACCATTGAAACATCTTCGGGACCGGTTCAAATAGCCGCCCTTCCGTGGCCGCGCAAGAGTTCGTTTGAAGGCAAAGCCCAGGCAGAGGGACAGAACCTCTCTTCCGATGAACTTAAATCCAAGATCGAGGCAGGCATGTCAGCAAAGATCAAGCAAATGGCTGATAGTATCAATCCGAGGCTGCCATCGATTCTGGCTGCACACATCTGGGTTGACGGCGCGGCTACAGCTTCTGAACGCAAATTCATCCTCGGCCTTGAACCAACAGTTATGTTAAGTAATATCGCCCTGCCCGCTTTTGATTACGTCGCTCTCGGCCACTTGCACAAGCGCCAGGAACTGAGCGGAACTCCGCCGGTGGTTTACAGCGGCAGTTTAGAACGGCTGGACTTCGGTGAAGAAAGAGATGACAAGGGTTTTTACGTTATCGAAATCGATATTCGAGACGGACGCAAGATCGTCGAACATCGCTTCAACAAACTTGAGGGGCGCAGATTTCTAACTCTTGAAAAGGCTTTCGATGAAGGTGAACTGAATCCGACTGCATCAGTCTTGGCACTTATCGCAGACCGCCATGAAGACATTACGAACACAATTGTTCATCTAAAACTTAAAATGCCGGAATCCATTGCTCCGCTGCTAAGAGACGCCGAGATCAAGAATGTCCTCAAAGACGCCTACTATTTTGCCATCTCCCGCGAGGTGGAACGGCAGACACGGAGCCGGTTAGGCGCAGAGAATAGCGAGTCCCTATCGCCGTTGCAGGCATTGGAGAAATATTTGGATATGAAGAATGTGGTAGGATCGCGGCGCAAGGAACTTCTCGCCCGGGCTGAAGAACTACTGGCCGAAACGGCTTCAAAATGACGGATAGACCACATATTCCTCGCCGAACACCGCTGACCACCACACGAGCCGGGCAACCCAGAGAACTGCAGCCAAGACGACCAGTCGCCAAAGCTCCGGGGTTTGTCCCAGAAACCCCCACCCTATTGAAAACATTGCGGGATGCGGGGTTGGGATCGAGGAGGGACCTGGCAGAGGTTATCAAGGCAGGGCGGGTAAAAGTCAATGTAGTCATCGCCGAAAGTTTTAGCCTGCCCCTGAAGCCGACAGATACCGTCACTTTTGACGATAACATGGTGGAACGAACAAAACCGCAAAAAGTATATCTGGCGCTCAATAAGCCCATGGACGTTATCTCCACGACTGAGGACAATCACGGCCGGCGCACAGTTATTGACTTGTTACCCGAAGAATACAAACGGCTAAAGTTATTCCCGGTCGGTAGGCTCGATGAAGACACGACCGGACTCATTCTGCTGACTAACGATGGGGAGCTGGCATATCGGCTCACTCACCCGAAATTTGAAGTGGAAAAGGAATACCTGGCGGCGGTTGACGGAGCTCTAAACGTAACGCAGGTTGATCAGTTGCAAAAAGGGATTGAGCTCGACGATGGGATGTCAGCCCCGGCTAAGATCAAGCCGGTTCTGCTCTCGCCTTACAATTACCGCATCGTCATCCACGAAGGGCGGAAACGTATAGTGCGGAGGTTGTTTGCGGCGGTGGGGCACCAGGTAAGGTTACTGAAACGCGTACGAATCGGCAAGCTGAAGCTGGAGAACTTGAAAGAGGGATCAATCAGACGATTGACAACGGCGGAGGTTAGAGAACTCTAAGCCTTCGTTGTTGCCTTAAACCTTCTCATTTCCCACTCGCGCAAACATTTGATAGCTTCTTCTTCCGGCATGTCGTTCCAGAAGCGATAATAGTAGGAAACATAGAATTTGGGGACGAGGGCGGTGTGGGCGGTAATAACGTTATCAGCCATTTTGGAGATCGTTCTAACCGCCAATTCAGATGCAACCGGGACTGCCGCGACGATCCTTGAAGGACGGCGGCGGCGAACGGATTCTATGGCAGCCATCATGGTGTAGCCGGACGCTAAGCCATCATCCACGATAATTGCAATTTTCCCCGTAACGACTGGTATAGCCCGGCTGTTGCGGTAAGCCAAGCTTCTCTGTCGGATATCGTTCCTCACCTTGGAGGTCTGATAGGTTATTTGGGATTGAGTTAGGCCGAGTGACCTGACAAGTTCATGATTCAGAACAGTCGTACCGTCGTCCGCCACGGCGCCAAAACCACCCTCAGGCCGTAACGGGATAGGAAGTTTGCGGGCAACGACTACATCAAGCTCAGCCCCGAGGGCTAGTGCAACCTGAAGTCCCACGGGCAACCCGCCGTTTGGAATGGCAAAGACTACTACTGACTCATTCTTGTACGTTGAAAGCTTCTCGGCCAGCTTAAGCCCGGCGTCGAAACGGTTTTCAAAGAGTGGGGAGGGATTGGGTTGGCGGTAGACCATATATAAAGACCTGCTCTCACATCAGTTTGAAGGCGCTGACATCGACCATGCCAAGGTCGGTCAGCTTGAGTTCTGGAATCACTGGGAGGGCTAGGAAAGACAAGGCGGCGAAGGGTGCGGAAAGTTTGACGCCAATGTCGCATGCAGCAGCCTCAACCGATTCGAAATGCTCGATCACTGTATCAAGAGGCTCTGGGGACATTAAACCGGCAACGGGCAGTGGTAGACTGGCAATGACTTTACCCCCAACGACAGTCGCCAGCCCACCTCCCATTTCGATTACGGCCTGAACCGCCGCAAAAATATCTTCATCGGAGGTGCCGACGCAGACGATATTGTGCGAATCATGGGCTACGGATGAGGCAATGGCGCCGTTTTTCATACCGAAGCCCCTTACCAAACCCTTGCCGATGTTGCCGGTAGCCTTGTGTCGTTCGACGACTACGATTTTGAGGATATCGCCTTTGAAATCAGGGATTGAATTGACTTTTTCTTTCAGGTAGCGGGTCACGATCTGACCGGGGATAACCTCGATAACCGGTGTTTCAGCGCCAGAGAAACTCATGCAAAGGTCGGCGGCGGTGAAGGGCTTGACGTTCGTGCTTTTGCGCAGTCGCGATGGTGCTCGGCTTTTGGCTTTGAACAATGCTTTGTCATTCCTGGCAACAAGTTTACCCTTGAAATAGACATCCGTGATCTCGAATTCTTCGAGGTTACTGATAATCAGGAGGTTGGCCGCGTACCCGGGAGCTATGGCACCTATTTGTCTTAAGCCAAAGTACTCTGCTGGGTTGATAGTAGCGAGTTGAATTGCCCGGACGGGATGGAGACCAAGTCTTATAGCTTTACGGACTACGGCGTCAATGTCACCGTCTCGTTTAAGATCAGAACAGGAACGATCGTCAACGACAAACATGCAACGTTTGTAGGTCTTATCGGTGACTAACGGCAGCAATTCTGCAAGGTTTTTTTCGGTGGAACCTTCGCGGATCATAATATGGATCCCGCGGGAAAGTTTCTCTCTGGCTTCTTCAAGGCGAGTCGATTCATGATCGGAGCCGATGCCTGCCGAGACGTACGCGTTCAAATCACGGCCTGTAATCCCCGGTGCGTGGCCATCGATGACTTTGCCGTCCGAAGCCTTGATTTTATCGAGGACGCCGTCATCTCCGAACAAAACGCCCGGGAAATTCATCATCTCGCCCAAACCGATGACGCCTTTTTTCTTCAGGAGTCGAGAGATGTCTTTAGTGGTTACTGTCGCGCCGGAGGTTTCCAGGTGGGTAGCGGGTACGCAGGAAGGGGCCATCACATGAAGGTCAATCGGCAATTTTTTACCAGCTTTGAGAATGTAGTCGATGCCGCCAGTGCCAACTACATTTGTTAGTTCGTGGAGATCAGTAATTACAGTGGTTGTACCTCGAGTCGAAACCGCTCGAGCGTATTCTCCGATATCCAGCATGGAGCTTTCGATATGGGTGTGGCCATCAATTAAGCCTGGGACCAGATATTTTCCGCCAAGATCGATCGTCACTTTGGCTTCCGTGTAGTCGCCGATGCCCGCGATCACGCCATTGCTTACAACTACGGAACCGGCTTCGATTTCACCCGAGAAAACGTTGACGATCCTGGCGTTCTTGAACAGGATGTCAGCCGGCTCCTGGCCTCGGGCTACTTTAATCGTCCGAAGCAAGTTGTCCGGCATCAGGAGCTTCCTCCATGGTGAAGATCTCAGGCAAGTGGCGATAGTGCTGGGAGAAATCCAGGCCGTAGCCAACGACAAATTTATCAGGGATGGTGAAACCTGAATATGCGATCTTCACCCGAACTTGGTGCCTGGCAGGCTTATCCATGAGGGCGCAGATACTGATCGAAGCCGGTTTATGTTTTGAAAAATATTTCATTATGGCTTCAATGCAAAGACCGGTATCTACGATGTCTTCAATAATCAGGATGTGGCGACCAGCGAGACGAGCGGTGGGTTCTGCCGTGATTTTGATTTGTCCGGTACTTGTTGTCCCATTGCCGTAACTCGAAGTGCCGATAAAATCAATTTCGGTTGGAATGCTTAACTCCCTGACCAGGTCCGACAGAAAGATCACTGAGCCTTTGAGAACGCCGACCACCAGAGGGTCTTTACCCGCGAAGTCACGGGATATTTGCGCTGAAAGCCTTCTAACGACCTCGGAAATCTCTTCACGAGAATACAATCGCTTCAGCTCAAAAGGGGGTTTCACAGCCAAAATTATAGTCATTAGGCTAGTATATGTCTACCCAAAAGGCGGGTCTCATTACTTATTATGCATGTTATAATAGCCACTGGTTTGGCTTGTGTTGTAAATGGACGATGGGTCTGCAAAGGAGTACAAGTGGTAATTAAGGTTGAGAACCTGGTCAAGGTTTACGGACCGATTCGAGCGGTCGATGGCATTAGTTTTGAGGTAAACAAAGGCGAAGTCTTCGGCATGCTAGGCCCGAATGGTGCCGGAAAGACTACGACTGTGGAAATTATTGAGGGTTTGCGCACCCAAGATTCTGGTACTGTCACCGTGCTTGGATTGGACTCCCAAAAAGCCACCAAGGAGATCAAGCAACGGATTGGGGCTCAACTGCAAACGCCTTCGCTGATGCCTACGCTGACCGTGGAAGAATTGCTGGATGTGTTCGCCGGATTCTATGAGAAATCCCTACCAACGAAAGACCTTCTGGAAATTGTTTCACTCACGGAAAGCCGGAAAGTGTTGGTGAAAAATCTATCAGGCGGTCAACTGCAACGCCTCTCGGTTGCCATGGCGCTAGTGAACGATCCGGAAATTGCCTTCCTTGATGAGCCTACCACCGGACTCGATCCTCAGGTGAGGCGGAGCATGTGGCAGGTCATCGAGGATATGAAAGCTAAGGGCAAGACGATTTTCATGACAACTCATTATATGGAGGAAGCCGAAAGACTCTGCGACCGTATTGCTATCGTTGATCATGGCAAGATCATCGCACTTGATACACCAAGGGGATTGATTAACTCCAATTTCAAGGAACAAGCAATTCAATTCGAGCTTGAGCCCCGCCCTTCTAACGAAATCCTCCTGTCTTTTCCCGGCGCCACAAGCGTCGCAACCGATCTAAACGAGGTCGTTATTTACACTAAAGACGTACCTGGAACAATGTCGGCGGCGATCAAATATGCTGAAGCAAATTGCTCCCCTCCTCAATTAAAAGATCTCCGCGTCCGTCAGGCCTCCCTAGAGGATGTATTTTTGAAGTTGACCGGAAGGAAGATCAGGGAATGACCGCTTTTACGAAATTACTCGTTGCCAACTTCAGAATGTTCGTGCGCGACAGGACTGCACTCTTTTTTACTTTCG
This is a stretch of genomic DNA from Dehalogenimonas etheniformans. It encodes these proteins:
- a CDS encoding haloacid dehalogenase; translated protein: MTETFNQRLDSIAESIRRSFAEKDAAREKALPLCREAIRHCSESIRSIHRRQFADAKGSLAKAKALIDEGEATIKSCEELSNTSFFRDAQKEYSEGSITLAITMGEPIPTPEILAVDSAAYLNGMGEVVGELRRYILDGMRSGDLSRAEELLSDMDSIYEVLVTMDFPDAITGSLRRTTDMVRGILEKTRSDLTLTLQQKRLEERLDKFSGQFER
- a CDS encoding MBL fold metallo-hydrolase, yielding MIIERLVVGPIEANCYIVGDEKSKEGMVIDPGDDPEDIMLRVHHLGLKITHIILTHSHFDHVAGTTAVKKATGARLAVHEADSSSLNNSMLARLAGCTHQPVPEPDLLLKGWEDLSLGELHFTVLNVPGHTPGGIALYGQDVVFTGDTLFQGSIGRTDLPGGEYDQIIDSINRRLMILDDAVKVYPGHGEPTTIGFERENNPFLVNPPRKQC
- a CDS encoding glycine--tRNA ligase, encoding MEKIVSLSRRRGFVFQSSEIYGAPGGCWDYGPLGVLLKNNVKQAWWQSMVQERDDVVGVDASILMNPKVWEASGHVTGFSDPMQDCMACKMRWRPGDFEGTVCPSCGGKLTEPRQFNLMFKTFMGPLEDTASVVYLRPETAQGIFTNFDNVLNTTRKKLPFGIAQTGKSFRNEITTGNFIFRSREFEQMELEYFVKPGTDEDWHAHWLKTRLEWYISLGMNKEHLQMRAHCKEELAHYAKACSDIQYLFPMGWSELEGIANRQDFDLKQHSKFSSKNLEYFDEETKERFTPYVIEPSAGVDRSVLAFMLDAYTEEPDKDEIRTVLKLHPRLAPYKAAILPLSKKEPLANLAKEIYASLRKAWMVTYDEAQSIGRRYRRQDEIGTPYCITIDFDSLNDNMVTVRERDTMKQDRIPIEEIKAYLFPRLKGEMK
- a CDS encoding metallophosphoesterase family protein produces the protein MKIIHFADLHLGVEVYGKPDPTTGLDTRLLDFLAAFDKLVDYAICQKVDLVLFCGDAFKSRDPSQTQQREFARRIRKLADVGIPVFLLIGNHDLPAASGRATSTEIYDTLRIPKVTVASQPKIYTIETSSGPVQIAALPWPRKSSFEGKAQAEGQNLSSDELKSKIEAGMSAKIKQMADSINPRLPSILAAHIWVDGAATASERKFILGLEPTVMLSNIALPAFDYVALGHLHKRQELSGTPPVVYSGSLERLDFGEERDDKGFYVIEIDIRDGRKIVEHRFNKLEGRRFLTLEKAFDEGELNPTASVLALIADRHEDITNTIVHLKLKMPESIAPLLRDAEIKNVLKDAYYFAISREVERQTRSRLGAENSESLSPLQALEKYLDMKNVVGSRRKELLARAEELLAETASK
- a CDS encoding pseudouridine synthase; the encoded protein is MTDRPHIPRRTPLTTTRAGQPRELQPRRPVAKAPGFVPETPTLLKTLRDAGLGSRRDLAEVIKAGRVKVNVVIAESFSLPLKPTDTVTFDDNMVERTKPQKVYLALNKPMDVISTTEDNHGRRTVIDLLPEEYKRLKLFPVGRLDEDTTGLILLTNDGELAYRLTHPKFEVEKEYLAAVDGALNVTQVDQLQKGIELDDGMSAPAKIKPVLLSPYNYRIVIHEGRKRIVRRLFAAVGHQVRLLKRVRIGKLKLENLKEGSIRRLTTAEVREL
- a CDS encoding phosphoribosyltransferase, which encodes MVYRQPNPSPLFENRFDAGLKLAEKLSTYKNESVVVFAIPNGGLPVGLQVALALGAELDVVVARKLPIPLRPEGGFGAVADDGTTVLNHELVRSLGLTQSQITYQTSKVRNDIRQRSLAYRNSRAIPVVTGKIAIIVDDGLASGYTMMAAIESVRRRRPSRIVAAVPVASELAVRTISKMADNVITAHTALVPKFYVSYYYRFWNDMPEEEAIKCLREWEMRRFKATTKA
- the ade gene encoding adenine deaminase — protein: MPDNLLRTIKVARGQEPADILFKNARIVNVFSGEIEAGSVVVSNGVIAGIGDYTEAKVTIDLGGKYLVPGLIDGHTHIESSMLDIGEYARAVSTRGTTTVITDLHELTNVVGTGGIDYILKAGKKLPIDLHVMAPSCVPATHLETSGATVTTKDISRLLKKKGVIGLGEMMNFPGVLFGDDGVLDKIKASDGKVIDGHAPGITGRDLNAYVSAGIGSDHESTRLEEAREKLSRGIHIMIREGSTEKNLAELLPLVTDKTYKRCMFVVDDRSCSDLKRDGDIDAVVRKAIRLGLHPVRAIQLATINPAEYFGLRQIGAIAPGYAANLLIISNLEEFEITDVYFKGKLVARNDKALFKAKSRAPSRLRKSTNVKPFTAADLCMSFSGAETPVIEVIPGQIVTRYLKEKVNSIPDFKGDILKIVVVERHKATGNIGKGLVRGFGMKNGAIASSVAHDSHNIVCVGTSDEDIFAAVQAVIEMGGGLATVVGGKVIASLPLPVAGLMSPEPLDTVIEHFESVEAAACDIGVKLSAPFAALSFLALPVIPELKLTDLGMVDVSAFKLM
- the hpt gene encoding hypoxanthine phosphoribosyltransferase, whose amino-acid sequence is MKPPFELKRLYSREEISEVVRRLSAQISRDFAGKDPLVVGVLKGSVIFLSDLVRELSIPTEIDFIGTSSYGNGTTSTGQIKITAEPTARLAGRHILIIEDIVDTGLCIEAIMKYFSKHKPASISICALMDKPARHQVRVKIAYSGFTIPDKFVVGYGLDFSQHYRHLPEIFTMEEAPDAGQLASDD
- a CDS encoding ABC transporter ATP-binding protein, which codes for MVIKVENLVKVYGPIRAVDGISFEVNKGEVFGMLGPNGAGKTTTVEIIEGLRTQDSGTVTVLGLDSQKATKEIKQRIGAQLQTPSLMPTLTVEELLDVFAGFYEKSLPTKDLLEIVSLTESRKVLVKNLSGGQLQRLSVAMALVNDPEIAFLDEPTTGLDPQVRRSMWQVIEDMKAKGKTIFMTTHYMEEAERLCDRIAIVDHGKIIALDTPRGLINSNFKEQAIQFELEPRPSNEILLSFPGATSVATDLNEVVIYTKDVPGTMSAAIKYAEANCSPPQLKDLRVRQASLEDVFLKLTGRKIRE